One region of Micromonospora ureilytica genomic DNA includes:
- a CDS encoding ubiquitin-like small modifier protein 1 has protein sequence MVTVLLPGPLRGEAGGASRLNVTAAGTLRAVLDEMAVAHPRLARRIRDERGELRRYVNVFVDGEDCRHSGGLATPVKDGAEVQVLPSVAGG, from the coding sequence GTGGTCACCGTGTTGCTGCCCGGCCCGCTGCGCGGCGAGGCCGGGGGCGCGAGTCGCCTGAACGTCACCGCCGCGGGGACGCTGCGGGCGGTCCTCGACGAGATGGCCGTCGCGCATCCCCGGCTGGCCCGGCGCATTCGCGACGAGCGCGGTGAGCTGCGCCGCTACGTCAACGTCTTCGTCGACGGAGAAGACTGCCGGCACTCCGGCGGTCTGGCCACTCCCGTGAAGGACGGCGCGGAGGTGCAGGTGTTGCCCTCGGTGGCGGGCGGCTGA
- a CDS encoding WD40/YVTN/BNR-like repeat-containing protein gives MATLLAIGTAKGLFLATSTDDRRSWEITGPHFPMTGVYAVAVDTRRSTPRLLAGMTSSHFGPSVATSDDLGASWDEPDEAPVAFPADTGVSLGRVWQLMPAGPDEPDVVWAGTEPSALFKSTDGGRSFELVRSLWDHPHRPQWEAGFGGQAVHTVLPHPRDPARLLVAMSTGGVYRSEDAGASWAPGNTGIRAYFMPDEWPEFGQCVHKVARDAGNPERLYAQNHHGVYRSDDDGRTWSSIADGLPSDFGFPMVAHPGRGGTVWAFPLVADGERFPTDHRCRVFRSADAGGKWEPLSVGLPEGPFYPAVLRDAMCADDASPGGVYFGTRSGSVFASRDEGDSWSSVAAHLPDVLCVRAAEV, from the coding sequence ATGGCAACGCTGCTCGCGATCGGCACGGCCAAGGGATTGTTTCTCGCCACCAGCACCGATGACCGGCGCAGTTGGGAGATCACCGGTCCGCACTTTCCGATGACCGGTGTCTACGCGGTCGCGGTCGACACCCGTCGTTCCACCCCGCGGCTGCTTGCCGGCATGACCAGCTCACACTTCGGTCCCAGTGTCGCCACCAGCGACGACCTCGGCGCCTCCTGGGACGAGCCCGACGAGGCGCCTGTCGCGTTCCCGGCCGACACCGGCGTCTCCCTCGGGCGGGTCTGGCAGCTGATGCCGGCCGGCCCCGACGAGCCGGACGTGGTCTGGGCCGGCACCGAGCCCTCGGCGTTGTTCAAGTCCACCGACGGTGGCCGCAGCTTCGAGCTGGTCCGTTCCCTCTGGGACCACCCGCACCGCCCTCAGTGGGAGGCCGGCTTCGGCGGTCAGGCAGTGCACACCGTGCTGCCCCACCCGCGTGACCCGGCTCGGCTGCTGGTCGCCATGTCCACAGGTGGGGTCTACCGCTCGGAGGACGCCGGGGCGAGTTGGGCGCCGGGCAACACCGGCATCCGCGCCTACTTCATGCCCGACGAGTGGCCGGAGTTCGGCCAGTGCGTGCACAAGGTCGCCCGGGACGCCGGCAACCCCGAGCGGCTGTACGCGCAGAACCACCACGGCGTCTACCGCTCCGACGACGACGGCCGCACCTGGTCCTCGATCGCCGATGGGCTGCCCAGCGACTTCGGCTTCCCGATGGTGGCCCACCCGGGCCGCGGCGGCACGGTGTGGGCCTTCCCGTTGGTGGCCGACGGCGAGCGGTTCCCGACCGACCACCGCTGCCGGGTGTTCCGTTCCGCCGACGCCGGCGGCAAGTGGGAGCCGCTGTCGGTCGGGCTGCCCGAGGGCCCGTTCTATCCGGCGGTGCTGCGTGACGCGATGTGCGCCGACGACGCCAGCCCCGGTGGGGTCTACTTCGGCACCCGCTCCGGCTCGGTCTTCGCCAGCCGCGACGAGGGTGACTCCTGGTCGTCGGTCGCGGCGCACCTGCCCGACGTGCTCTGCGTTCGCGCCGCGGAGGTCTGA
- a CDS encoding DNA-3-methyladenine glycosylase yields the protein MALSSGDRSTAADLAALADLLAGPLLPAARGLLGCELHAGGVTVRITEVEAYAGSGGDPASHAHRGRTPRNTVMFGPAGYAYVYFTYGMHWCVNVVTGVEGEASAVLLRAGEVVDGLTTARERRPAIRRDVDLARGPARLCSALGIDREAYGAHLLGDGPVRLRPPARPVRPETVVAGPRVGVTGAHDLPWRFWLDGDPTVSAYRRHVPRIRR from the coding sequence ATGGCCCTGTCGTCCGGCGACCGCAGCACCGCCGCCGACCTGGCGGCGCTGGCGGACCTGCTCGCCGGTCCACTGCTGCCGGCGGCGCGTGGCCTGCTGGGCTGCGAGCTGCACGCCGGCGGGGTCACCGTCCGGATCACCGAGGTCGAGGCGTACGCGGGAAGTGGCGGCGATCCCGCCTCGCACGCCCATCGGGGCCGCACTCCACGCAACACCGTGATGTTCGGCCCGGCCGGGTACGCCTACGTCTACTTCACCTACGGGATGCACTGGTGCGTCAACGTGGTCACCGGGGTCGAGGGGGAGGCGTCCGCCGTGCTGCTGCGCGCCGGTGAGGTGGTCGACGGGCTGACCACGGCACGGGAGCGCCGGCCGGCCATCCGGCGGGACGTGGACCTCGCCCGCGGGCCCGCCCGGCTCTGCTCCGCGCTCGGCATCGACCGCGAGGCGTACGGCGCGCACCTGCTCGGCGACGGCCCGGTCCGCCTGCGGCCCCCGGCCCGACCGGTGCGGCCGGAGACGGTGGTGGCCGGTCCCCGGGTCGGCGTGACCGGCGCGCACGACCTGCCCTGGCGGTTCTGGCTCGACGGCGACCCCACGGTCAGCGCGTACCGCCGACACGTGCCCCGCATCCGGCGCTGA
- a CDS encoding DNA-binding protein, with amino-acid sequence MTTEDIFTAPDPGRARAHRTYEALQRISERHAGTDTQRGRWAHPYVLDPWEAVALVTALAAGGAEREPAEEPIDAADLTAALTLLPHVRAELDALEAGLLTLARDRGLTWQAIAYGLGLGSAQAARQRYERVAARSAEQTTGSGAS; translated from the coding sequence ATGACGACCGAGGACATCTTCACCGCACCGGACCCGGGCCGGGCCCGTGCCCATCGGACGTACGAGGCGTTGCAGCGGATCAGCGAGCGGCACGCCGGCACCGACACCCAGCGGGGCCGCTGGGCCCACCCGTACGTGCTGGACCCGTGGGAGGCGGTCGCCCTGGTCACCGCGCTCGCCGCCGGCGGGGCCGAGCGCGAGCCCGCCGAGGAGCCGATCGACGCGGCCGACCTCACCGCCGCGTTGACCCTGCTGCCCCACGTCCGCGCCGAGCTGGACGCCCTGGAGGCCGGCCTGTTGACGTTGGCCCGCGACCGGGGGCTGACCTGGCAGGCGATCGCGTACGGGTTGGGGCTGGGCAGCGCACAGGCGGCCCGGCAGCGCTACGAGCGGGTCGCCGCCCGCTCGGCCGAGCAGACCACCGGATCCGGCGCGTCCTGA
- a CDS encoding MmcQ/YjbR family DNA-binding protein: MERAEMLAYCLAKPGAWLDQPWEGDEVVKVGGRIFAFLGSDSGKPTVGIKCGPTREVADEWLHRHPDDASVMAYIGRSGWNTLRLDGGIDDEELTEAVDSSYDMVVAKLPKRERPTA; encoded by the coding sequence ATGGAGCGCGCGGAAATGCTGGCGTACTGCCTGGCCAAGCCGGGAGCGTGGCTGGACCAGCCGTGGGAGGGCGACGAGGTGGTGAAGGTCGGAGGCCGGATCTTCGCGTTCCTCGGCAGCGACAGCGGCAAGCCGACGGTCGGCATCAAGTGCGGGCCGACCCGGGAGGTGGCCGACGAGTGGCTGCACCGACACCCCGACGACGCCAGCGTGATGGCCTACATCGGCAGGTCCGGGTGGAACACGCTGCGCCTGGACGGCGGGATCGACGACGAGGAGCTGACCGAGGCGGTCGACTCGTCGTACGACATGGTGGTGGCCAAGCTCCCCAAGCGGGAGCGCCCGACGGCCTGA
- the argH gene encoding argininosuccinate lyase, whose product MGGVDDKSLTENSAATNRTSLWGGRFAGGPAEALARLSVSVQFDWRLAPYDIAGSRAHARVLAGAGLLDPEELGRMLAALDDLEAACASGSFRPTIDDEDVHTALERGLLERLGSLGGKLRAGRSRNDQVATDLRLYLRDHARGVASRLVELAEALVEQAERHIDTAAPGMTHLQHAQPVTFGHWLLAHVQPLLRDLERLRDWDHRAAISPLGAGALAGSGLPLDPVAVAKELGFRTSFANSMDAVADRDFVAEFLFTTALIGVHLSRLGEEVVLWTSHEFGWVELDDSFATGSSIMPQKKNADIAELARGKSGRLVGGLMTVLTMLKGLPMTYDRDMQEDKEPAFDAVDTLELLLPALAGMISTMTVRVDRLAAAAPVGFSLATEVADWLVRRNVPFRDAHEITGQLVALCAARECELNDVSDEDLATISGHLDPSVRDVLSVRSALAARTTPGSTGPGPVADQLAAAADRLAGWREWATERVVPR is encoded by the coding sequence ATGGGCGGGGTGGACGACAAGAGCCTGACCGAGAACAGCGCCGCCACCAACCGGACGAGCCTCTGGGGTGGCCGGTTCGCGGGTGGCCCCGCCGAGGCGCTCGCCCGACTGTCGGTGAGCGTGCAGTTCGACTGGCGCCTGGCCCCGTACGACATCGCCGGTTCCCGGGCGCACGCCCGGGTCCTGGCCGGCGCCGGCCTGCTCGACCCTGAGGAGCTGGGTCGGATGCTGGCGGCGCTGGACGATCTGGAGGCCGCCTGCGCCTCCGGATCGTTCCGTCCCACCATCGACGACGAGGACGTGCACACCGCGCTGGAGCGCGGTCTGTTGGAGCGCCTCGGCAGCCTTGGTGGCAAGCTGCGCGCCGGTCGGTCGCGCAACGACCAGGTCGCCACCGACCTGCGGCTCTACCTGCGCGATCACGCCCGGGGCGTGGCCAGTCGCCTGGTGGAGCTGGCGGAGGCGCTGGTCGAGCAGGCCGAGCGGCACATCGACACCGCCGCGCCGGGCATGACCCACCTCCAGCACGCCCAGCCGGTCACCTTCGGGCACTGGCTGCTCGCCCACGTGCAGCCGCTGCTGCGCGATCTGGAGCGGCTGCGCGACTGGGACCACCGGGCGGCGATCAGCCCGCTCGGCGCGGGCGCCCTGGCCGGTTCCGGGCTTCCGCTGGACCCGGTGGCGGTGGCCAAGGAGCTGGGCTTCCGTACGTCGTTCGCCAACTCGATGGACGCCGTCGCCGACCGGGACTTCGTGGCCGAGTTCCTCTTCACCACCGCCCTGATCGGGGTGCACCTGTCCCGGCTCGGTGAGGAGGTGGTGCTCTGGACCTCGCACGAGTTCGGCTGGGTGGAGCTGGACGACTCGTTCGCCACCGGGTCGTCGATCATGCCGCAGAAGAAGAACGCGGACATCGCCGAGCTGGCCCGGGGCAAGTCGGGGCGTCTGGTCGGCGGCCTGATGACAGTGCTCACCATGCTCAAGGGCCTGCCGATGACCTACGACCGGGACATGCAGGAGGACAAGGAGCCGGCCTTCGACGCGGTCGACACCCTGGAGCTGCTGCTTCCGGCCCTGGCGGGAATGATCTCCACGATGACGGTCCGGGTGGACCGCCTCGCCGCCGCCGCCCCGGTCGGCTTCTCCCTCGCCACCGAGGTCGCCGACTGGCTGGTCCGACGCAACGTGCCGTTCCGCGACGCGCACGAGATCACCGGTCAGCTGGTGGCGCTCTGCGCGGCGCGGGAGTGCGAGCTGAACGACGTCTCCGACGAGGACCTGGCCACGATCAGCGGGCACCTCGACCCGTCGGTGCGCGACGTGCTCTCGGTCCGTTCGGCTCTCGCGGCCCGGACCACCCCCGGCTCCACCGGCCCCGGTCCGGTCGCCGACCAGCTCGCCGCCGCGGCGGACCGGCTGGCCGGCTGGCGGGAGTGGGCCACCGAACGGGTCGTCCCGCGCTGA